The following proteins are encoded in a genomic region of Thioclava nitratireducens:
- a CDS encoding MFS transporter yields the protein MLLVLRQTWPLLLGIMLLMVGNGMQGTLLGIRGKIEGINTFYMSLVMSAYFAGFLFGSRMVPEMIARVGHVRVFAALGSLISAVLILYAAFPNWPAWVAMRVLIGFSFSGVYITAESWLNAGSTNETRGQALSLYMIMQMFGIVTAQALLNVGDPAGYLLFVIPSVLVSLSFTPILLAASPAPSFETIQRMTFKRLWEASPLGMVGLFLLGGIISAMFGMASVWGTAEGLDVKQISAFVAAIYVGGLVLQYPIGWASDRMDRRRVIMGAALAGAVVTFTIFALNPPFWVLLIGATLIGGVANPLYSLLIAYTNDYLDSSDMAAASAGLMFVNGLGAVAGPLVTGWLMSVMGPGGFFLYIGVLCAAIAGYAVWRMTRREAPSVDETGSYTLLSPTATAVAVEARLEVAQEEAEAASEEEAETEAAKNEDAAA from the coding sequence ATGCTGTTAGTGCTGCGCCAGACATGGCCGCTTTTGCTGGGCATCATGCTCTTGATGGTCGGCAACGGGATGCAGGGCACGCTGCTCGGTATCCGCGGCAAGATCGAGGGCATCAACACCTTCTACATGTCGCTCGTGATGTCGGCCTATTTCGCGGGCTTCCTGTTCGGGTCGCGCATGGTGCCCGAGATGATCGCGCGCGTCGGTCACGTCCGCGTCTTCGCGGCGCTCGGCTCGCTGATCTCGGCGGTGCTGATCCTCTACGCGGCTTTCCCGAACTGGCCTGCTTGGGTCGCTATGCGCGTGCTGATCGGCTTCTCCTTCTCGGGCGTGTATATCACGGCGGAAAGCTGGCTGAACGCGGGTTCGACCAACGAGACGCGCGGCCAGGCGCTGTCGCTCTACATGATCATGCAGATGTTCGGCATCGTCACGGCGCAGGCGCTGCTGAACGTGGGCGACCCGGCGGGGTATCTCCTCTTCGTGATCCCCTCGGTTCTGGTGTCGCTGTCCTTCACGCCGATTCTGCTCGCAGCCTCGCCCGCGCCTAGCTTCGAGACGATCCAGCGCATGACCTTCAAGCGGCTCTGGGAAGCCTCGCCGCTGGGCATGGTGGGGCTCTTCCTGCTGGGTGGAATCATCTCGGCGATGTTCGGCATGGCCTCGGTCTGGGGTACCGCCGAAGGACTCGACGTGAAGCAGATTTCGGCCTTCGTGGCGGCGATCTACGTGGGCGGCCTCGTGCTGCAATATCCGATCGGCTGGGCTTCGGACCGAATGGACCGGCGCCGCGTGATCATGGGGGCGGCACTCGCGGGCGCGGTGGTGACGTTCACGATCTTCGCGCTCAACCCACCCTTCTGGGTGCTGCTGATCGGAGCGACGCTGATCGGCGGTGTGGCCAATCCGCTCTATTCGCTCTTGATCGCCTATACCAACGACTATCTCGATTCCTCCGACATGGCGGCCGCCTCTGCGGGGCTGATGTTCGTAAACGGGCTTGGCGCGGTGGCGGGGCCGCTCGTGACCGGCTGGCTGATGAGCGTCATGGGTCCGGGCGGGTTCTTCCTCTATATCGGTGTGCTCTGCGCCGCGATCGCTGGCTATGCAGTGTGGCGGATGACGCGCCGCGAAGCGCCTTCGGTGGACGAGACCGGCTCCTACACGCTGCTCTCGCCGACGGCGACCGCGGTGGCGGTCGAGGCGCGTCTGGAAGTCGCGCAGGAGGAGGCCGAAGCGGCCAGCGAAGAGGAAGCCGAGACCGAGGCCGCGAAGAACGAGGATGCCGCCGCCTGA
- a CDS encoding peroxiredoxin, which translates to MIETGEKAPDFTLPATGGKSFETLGNPITEEGNLTLSAFAGRPVVLYFYPKDNTPGCTTEALDFTRLAPDFAAAGAVVVGISKDSLKKHENFCAKYDLGIYLASDDDAETCEAYGVWAEKSMYGKTFWGIVRATFLIDADGKVAKVWPKVKVKGHAEEVLGAVRDLG; encoded by the coding sequence ATGATCGAGACAGGCGAAAAAGCGCCGGACTTCACTCTGCCCGCCACGGGTGGCAAAAGCTTCGAAACACTCGGAAATCCGATCACGGAGGAGGGTAACCTGACGCTGTCGGCCTTCGCCGGCCGTCCGGTCGTGCTGTATTTCTATCCCAAGGACAACACGCCCGGCTGCACCACCGAGGCGCTCGATTTCACCCGGCTCGCCCCGGATTTCGCCGCCGCAGGCGCGGTCGTTGTCGGCATCTCCAAGGACAGCCTGAAGAAGCACGAGAATTTCTGCGCCAAGTATGACCTGGGGATATATCTGGCCTCCGACGATGATGCGGAAACCTGCGAAGCTTACGGTGTCTGGGCCGAAAAATCGATGTATGGCAAGACCTTCTGGGGCATCGTTCGCGCGACCTTCCTGATCGACGCAGACGGCAAGGTGGCGAAGGTCTGGCCGAAGGTGAAGGTCAAAGGCCACGCAGAAGAGGTGCTCGGCGCCGTCCGAGACCTCGGCTGA
- a CDS encoding M23 family metallopeptidase has protein sequence MPRRILDRLNTRLERILPEQRLFLKSDSATRFVRLRPLTQASVLAIGAGVFVWSMVATSMLFIDGISSGGAAQNDKVAKIAFERRLDALSQERDARAAEALAAQDRFQTALEQVSKMQSALLASEERKRELETGIGVIQATLRRTMEERDNARLALAKAEGKGPDAGPTPAARAEDMAKTVDMLTSALGETAKERDTANADAKTAQLQMDKIALQKRLLEQRNDEIFTTLEGAVKISMEPLDKVFKQAGMDPDHVLKEIKRGYSGTGGPLSPISLSTKGTADLDGDTARAENILRKLDEMNMYRIAVDKLPLSMPVKAHFRFSSPFGWRWGRMHEGVDMAAPIGTKVYAPADGVVIAAEHERGYGNIIKIRHDFGITTRYGHLNKFHVKVGQKVSQGEWIADMGNTGHSTGPHLHYEVRLGGKPINPMTFIKAGKNVF, from the coding sequence TTGCCTAGACGCATTCTCGACCGCCTGAACACCCGTCTCGAGCGCATCCTGCCCGAACAGCGGCTGTTTCTGAAATCAGACAGCGCCACGCGGTTCGTCCGACTGCGCCCCCTCACGCAGGCGAGCGTCTTGGCGATTGGCGCTGGCGTATTCGTGTGGTCGATGGTCGCGACCTCGATGCTCTTCATCGACGGGATTTCCTCTGGCGGGGCCGCGCAGAACGACAAGGTTGCGAAAATCGCTTTCGAGCGACGCCTCGACGCGCTCTCGCAAGAGCGCGACGCCCGCGCGGCCGAGGCTCTCGCCGCTCAAGACCGCTTCCAGACCGCCCTCGAGCAGGTCTCGAAGATGCAATCCGCGCTGCTCGCCTCGGAAGAGCGCAAGCGCGAGCTGGAAACCGGGATCGGCGTGATTCAGGCGACTCTGCGCCGCACCATGGAAGAGCGCGACAACGCCCGCCTCGCACTCGCCAAGGCCGAGGGCAAAGGCCCCGATGCCGGCCCCACCCCGGCTGCCCGCGCGGAGGACATGGCGAAAACGGTCGACATGCTGACCAGCGCACTCGGAGAGACAGCCAAGGAACGCGACACAGCGAATGCCGACGCCAAGACCGCGCAGCTGCAGATGGACAAGATCGCGCTGCAGAAGCGGCTTCTCGAACAGCGCAACGACGAGATCTTCACCACGCTCGAAGGCGCCGTGAAAATCTCGATGGAGCCGCTCGACAAGGTGTTCAAGCAGGCCGGCATGGACCCCGATCACGTCCTCAAGGAGATCAAGCGCGGCTATTCGGGCACCGGCGGGCCGCTCTCGCCGATCTCGCTCTCGACCAAGGGCACAGCCGATCTCGACGGCGATACCGCCCGCGCCGAGAACATCCTGCGCAAGCTCGACGAGATGAACATGTATCGCATCGCCGTCGACAAGCTGCCGCTCTCGATGCCCGTGAAGGCGCATTTCCGGTTCTCCTCGCCCTTCGGTTGGCGCTGGGGCCGGATGCATGAGGGCGTCGATATGGCGGCTCCGATCGGCACCAAGGTCTACGCGCCCGCCGATGGCGTCGTGATCGCAGCCGAGCACGAGCGCGGCTACGGCAACATCATCAAGATCCGCCACGACTTCGGCATCACCACCCGCTACGGTCACCTGAACAAATTCCACGTGAAAGTCGGGCAAAAGGTGTCGCAAGGCGAGTGGATTGCTGATATGGGCAATACCGGACACTCCACGGGACCGCATCTGCACTACGAGGTCCGGCTCGGAGGCAAGCCAATTAACCCGATGACCTTCATCAAGGCTGGTAAGAATGTTTTCTAA
- a CDS encoding AsmA-like C-terminal region-containing protein, with product MERERPDSRETSGTPDRAGKASTGDAETVATGAETSAGRGRRARTGLLLVLSFLFLGIVAAGAFLVITHRAVAVPQWVVSRIETRANDALQGQMRVRLSGGIDLYIDDGIRPRIRLNTVRLERPSGLPIAVLPELRMTLWAEPLLRGRVEPRSFRLRGASLSLHRLPDGKLDLDFGGGNRFANIDLNNASDLIETFEKTLEVPALSNLQQISAEDLQLRLMDERLDRLWKVSDGRFKLTQSDSEISVALGFDLGSGRAKPAQVALSMTTQKASREASFGAAVTALPARDLAVQAPALAALGVLDAPISGALRSGLNDKGELTGMNAMLEIGRGAIRPNEGVKPIPIENGKLYLSYDPKRQRVEVSTLSLNSRALRLRAAGHTYLRDLEGGVPKEILGQIAISDLQLDPAGLFESPVQFAQGAVDFRLNLDPFRVDIGQLELNDQGDTTISARGKVSAEKDGWKVALDAGIDQIDQTKLLALWPPAVVPKTREWLEKNVTTGQLRNARVALRLVPGAQPKLALGYEFRGADVRIINTLPPVQQGRGFATIIDTRQALKVEEGHVTAPSGGRIEVTGSSLIVPDIRIKPAPAEVTLMTRSPIPAALSLLDQPPFEFLSKAGMSTDIAQGWAEARSVIRLPLKPKVPQDEIGFDVTARLTEVKTDTLVPNRTLRADLLTLKADPKGMTISGKGTLSGVGFDAAWTQKFGPEHKGRSEVAGTVDVSADGLDRLGIALPNGMVGGAGKGRIALDLRKDQPTAFTFTSALQGVRLSIPEIGWSKPAGSAGDLKISGTLGAPPDIDSLSLSAAGLKAQGGITLNKGGGLNRARFSRLSVGNWFDGSVDLIGQGKARPPKVNVTSGDLNLAQADLGGSGGAGAGGGGSTSINAALDRVQITDGIALTGFRGDFSTRGGLSGRFQGQLNGSAPIDGTVIPAAGGRVAVRAQTQDAGQALAATGIFTKARGGQGTLVLTPVGQKSYDGKLTVANLRVKDAPVLASLLSAASGVGLLEQLSGEGILFSSVDGAFRLTPNGVSVTRGAAVGASMGVTMTGNYYPQSKTLNMKGVISPFYLVNGIGQVISKAGEGLFGFNYSLRGSADAPKVSINPLSVLAPGGLRELFRAPPPKVLSE from the coding sequence ATGGAGAGAGAGCGTCCCGATAGCCGCGAAACGTCTGGCACGCCCGATAGGGCGGGCAAAGCGTCGACGGGCGACGCCGAGACGGTCGCCACCGGGGCGGAAACGTCGGCAGGTCGCGGCCGCAGGGCGCGCACCGGGCTCTTGCTGGTTCTCAGCTTCCTGTTTCTCGGAATCGTGGCCGCCGGGGCCTTTCTCGTCATCACGCATCGCGCGGTCGCCGTACCGCAATGGGTTGTTTCCCGCATCGAGACACGCGCCAATGACGCGTTGCAGGGGCAGATGCGGGTTCGGCTATCCGGCGGGATCGATCTCTATATCGATGACGGGATCCGGCCCCGGATCCGGCTGAACACGGTGCGGCTCGAGCGGCCTTCGGGCCTGCCGATCGCGGTGTTGCCCGAGCTGCGCATGACGCTCTGGGCGGAGCCGCTGCTGCGCGGGCGGGTGGAGCCGCGTTCGTTCCGGCTGCGCGGGGCGAGCCTTTCGCTGCATCGCCTGCCCGATGGCAAGCTCGATCTCGATTTCGGCGGCGGCAATCGCTTCGCCAATATCGACCTGAACAATGCCTCCGATCTCATTGAGACCTTTGAAAAAACGCTCGAGGTTCCAGCGCTGTCCAACCTGCAGCAGATCAGCGCCGAAGACTTGCAACTCCGGCTGATGGACGAGCGTCTCGACCGGCTCTGGAAGGTCAGCGACGGCAGGTTCAAACTGACGCAGAGCGATAGCGAAATCTCTGTCGCGCTTGGGTTCGATCTGGGTAGTGGTCGGGCGAAGCCGGCGCAGGTCGCGCTGTCGATGACCACGCAGAAGGCCAGCCGCGAAGCGAGTTTCGGGGCTGCCGTGACCGCGCTTCCGGCGCGCGATCTCGCGGTGCAGGCGCCGGCGCTCGCGGCGCTCGGCGTGCTCGATGCGCCGATCTCGGGGGCGCTGCGCTCCGGGCTGAACGACAAGGGCGAACTGACCGGGATGAACGCGATGCTCGAGATCGGGCGCGGCGCGATCCGGCCCAACGAGGGCGTGAAGCCGATCCCGATCGAGAATGGCAAGCTCTATCTCAGCTATGACCCGAAGCGGCAGCGCGTCGAGGTCTCGACGCTTTCGCTCAACAGCAGGGCATTGCGGCTGCGGGCGGCAGGCCACACCTATCTGCGCGATCTCGAGGGCGGCGTGCCGAAGGAGATCCTCGGCCAGATCGCGATTTCCGATCTGCAGCTCGACCCGGCGGGTCTGTTCGAGAGCCCTGTGCAATTCGCGCAAGGCGCGGTCGACTTCCGGCTCAACCTCGATCCGTTCCGCGTCGATATCGGGCAGCTGGAGCTGAACGATCAGGGCGACACAACGATTTCGGCGCGCGGCAAGGTTAGCGCCGAGAAGGACGGTTGGAAAGTCGCGCTCGATGCCGGGATCGACCAGATCGACCAGACCAAGCTGCTCGCGCTCTGGCCGCCGGCGGTGGTGCCGAAGACCCGCGAATGGCTCGAGAAGAACGTGACCACCGGCCAACTGCGCAATGCCCGCGTCGCGCTGCGGCTGGTGCCGGGGGCGCAGCCGAAACTGGCGCTTGGCTACGAGTTCCGCGGCGCGGATGTGCGGATCATCAACACCTTGCCGCCCGTTCAGCAGGGCCGAGGCTTCGCCACGATCATCGACACGCGTCAGGCGCTCAAGGTCGAGGAGGGGCATGTGACCGCGCCGTCGGGCGGCCGGATCGAGGTGACGGGCTCGTCGCTCATCGTGCCCGATATCCGCATCAAACCAGCCCCGGCGGAGGTCACGCTGATGACCCGCTCGCCGATCCCGGCGGCGCTGTCGCTGCTCGATCAGCCGCCTTTCGAGTTTCTCAGCAAGGCAGGCATGAGCACCGATATCGCGCAGGGTTGGGCCGAGGCGCGTTCGGTAATCCGGCTACCGCTTAAACCCAAGGTGCCGCAGGACGAGATCGGTTTCGATGTCACCGCCCGGCTGACCGAGGTGAAGACCGACACGCTGGTGCCCAACCGGACGCTGCGGGCCGATTTGCTGACGCTGAAGGCCGATCCCAAGGGGATGACGATTTCCGGCAAGGGGACACTGTCCGGTGTCGGGTTCGATGCAGCCTGGACGCAGAAGTTCGGGCCGGAGCACAAGGGCCGCTCGGAGGTTGCGGGCACGGTCGATGTAAGCGCCGACGGGCTGGATCGTCTTGGGATTGCCTTGCCGAACGGTATGGTGGGTGGCGCGGGCAAAGGTCGTATCGCGCTCGATCTGCGCAAGGATCAGCCGACCGCCTTCACCTTCACCAGTGCGCTGCAGGGGGTGCGGTTGTCGATCCCGGAAATCGGGTGGAGCAAACCTGCGGGCAGCGCGGGCGATCTGAAGATTTCCGGCACGCTCGGCGCGCCACCCGATATCGACAGCTTGTCGCTGAGCGCGGCGGGGCTGAAGGCGCAGGGCGGGATCACGCTGAACAAGGGCGGCGGGCTGAACCGGGCGCGGTTCTCGCGCCTCAGCGTCGGCAACTGGTTCGACGGTAGCGTCGATCTGATAGGCCAGGGCAAGGCGCGCCCGCCGAAGGTGAATGTCACCTCCGGCGATCTGAACCTCGCACAGGCGGATCTGGGCGGCAGCGGCGGGGCCGGCGCAGGCGGTGGGGGCAGCACGTCGATTAATGCAGCCCTCGACCGGGTGCAGATAACGGACGGCATCGCGCTCACCGGGTTTCGCGGCGATTTCAGTACGCGGGGCGGTCTGTCGGGCCGGTTCCAGGGACAGTTGAACGGCAGCGCGCCGATCGACGGCACGGTGATCCCCGCCGCGGGCGGGCGCGTCGCAGTCCGGGCACAAACGCAAGATGCGGGACAGGCGCTGGCGGCAACCGGAATATTCACCAAGGCGCGCGGCGGGCAGGGCACGCTGGTGCTGACGCCGGTTGGGCAGAAAAGCTATGACGGCAAGCTCACCGTCGCGAACCTGCGGGTGAAGGACGCGCCGGTTCTGGCCTCACTGCTGTCGGCGGCCTCGGGCGTGGGGCTGCTGGAACAGCTGAGCGGCGAGGGCATCCTGTTCAGTTCCGTCGATGGCGCCTTCCGCTTGACGCCCAACGGGGTGAGTGTCACACGGGGCGCCGCCGTAGGGGCCTCCATGGGGGTGACGATGACGGGCAACTACTACCCGCAATCGAAGACGCTGAACATGAAGGGCGTGATCTCGCCTTTCTATCTCGTGAACGGGATCGGTCAGGTCATCTCGAAGGCGGGGGAAGGGCTCTTCGGCTTCAACTACTCGCTGCGCGGAAGCGCCGACGCGCCGAAGGTCTCGATCAACCCGCTGTCGGTTCTGGCGCCCGGCGGATTGCGTGAGCTGTTCCGGGCGCCGCCGCCCAAGGTGCTGAGCGAATAA
- a CDS encoding TRAP transporter small permease codes for MSQRYEPRNGFSRAIHNLEETLIALILGVMTVITFVNVVLRYVFNSSLIWGLETTLILFAWLVLLGMSYAVKVTAHLGVDAIINMLRPGPRKAMSLVAAGLCILYAVLLLKGAWDYWAPFAGFEQTSGRWFPTGFQETRDRAFYETDQVPIADWLAVWLGDRFNMGEAYDKLPRFIPYLILPIGVTLLLIRFVQAAIGVATGTRAALIVSHEAEDQVADVAHFNKGD; via the coding sequence ATGAGCCAGCGCTATGAGCCGCGTAACGGGTTTTCGCGGGCGATCCACAACCTCGAGGAGACGCTGATCGCGTTGATCCTCGGCGTCATGACGGTGATCACCTTCGTCAATGTCGTACTGCGCTACGTCTTCAACTCCTCGCTGATCTGGGGGCTGGAGACGACGCTGATCCTGTTTGCCTGGCTGGTACTTCTGGGCATGAGCTACGCGGTGAAAGTGACCGCGCATCTGGGCGTCGATGCAATTATCAACATGCTGCGCCCCGGACCGCGCAAGGCCATGAGCCTCGTCGCGGCGGGCCTGTGCATTCTCTACGCGGTCCTGCTGCTGAAAGGGGCTTGGGATTACTGGGCGCCGTTCGCCGGGTTCGAGCAGACCTCGGGGCGCTGGTTCCCGACCGGCTTCCAGGAGACGCGCGACCGCGCCTTCTACGAGACCGACCAGGTACCGATCGCGGATTGGCTCGCCGTCTGGCTCGGCGACCGGTTCAACATGGGCGAGGCCTATGACAAGTTGCCGCGTTTCATCCCCTATCTGATCCTGCCGATCGGCGTGACGCTTTTGCTGATCCGCTTCGTACAGGCGGCGATCGGGGTCGCCACGGGCACGCGTGCGGCGCTGATCGTGAGCCACGAAGCCGAAGACCAAGTGGCCGACGTGGCCCATTTCAACAAGGGTGACTGA
- a CDS encoding TRAP transporter large permease produces the protein MDILFLFVMVIGFMLIGVPIAVSLGLASTLFLLIFSDASLASIAQSLYDAMDNHATLLAIPFFILASSFMSTGGVAQRIIRFAIAVVGHLPGGLAIAGVFACMLFAALSGSSPATVVAIGSIVIAAMRQVGYSKDFAAGVICNAGTLGILIPPSIVMVVYASATDVSVGRMFLAGVIPGLLAGVMLMATILFFAIKRNLPKGEWQGWGEVAASFVDAFWGLMLIAIIMVGLYGIPGITGGIFTPTEAAAVAAVYAWFVANFIYRDMGPLDEGERKTSLLKKPQALITAIWHKGTRDTLFEAGKLTITLMFIIANALILKHVLTDEQIPQKITEALLGAGLGKIMFLVIVNVILLIGGQFMEPSGLILIVAPLVFPIAMELGVDPIHLGIIMVVNMEIGMITPPVGLNLFVTSGVAGMPIMRVVKAAAPFLAVLFVFLILVTYVPFLSTWLPTMAMGPETVVK, from the coding sequence ATGGATATCCTGTTCCTTTTCGTGATGGTGATCGGCTTCATGCTGATCGGCGTGCCGATCGCGGTCTCTCTTGGCCTGGCCTCGACGCTGTTCCTGCTGATCTTTTCGGACGCCTCGCTCGCCTCCATCGCGCAGTCGCTCTACGACGCGATGGACAACCACGCGACGCTGCTGGCGATCCCGTTCTTCATCCTCGCCTCGAGCTTCATGTCTACCGGGGGTGTGGCGCAGCGGATCATCCGCTTCGCCATCGCCGTGGTAGGGCACCTGCCGGGCGGACTGGCCATCGCGGGCGTATTCGCCTGTATGCTGTTCGCGGCGCTCTCGGGCTCGTCGCCTGCAACCGTGGTCGCCATCGGCTCCATCGTCATCGCGGCGATGCGTCAGGTGGGCTACTCCAAGGATTTCGCCGCTGGCGTTATTTGTAACGCCGGCACGCTCGGCATCCTGATACCGCCGTCGATCGTGATGGTCGTCTATGCTTCGGCGACCGACGTGTCGGTGGGCCGGATGTTCCTTGCGGGCGTCATTCCGGGCCTTCTTGCGGGCGTGATGCTGATGGCCACGATCCTGTTCTTCGCGATCAAGCGCAACCTTCCGAAAGGCGAGTGGCAGGGCTGGGGCGAAGTCGCTGCAAGCTTCGTCGACGCGTTCTGGGGCCTGATGCTGATCGCGATCATCATGGTGGGCCTCTACGGTATCCCCGGCATCACGGGTGGTATCTTCACCCCCACCGAGGCCGCTGCCGTCGCCGCCGTCTATGCATGGTTCGTCGCGAACTTCATCTATCGCGACATGGGCCCGCTCGACGAGGGCGAGCGAAAAACCTCACTTCTGAAGAAGCCGCAGGCACTGATCACCGCCATTTGGCACAAGGGCACGCGCGATACCCTGTTCGAGGCGGGCAAGCTGACAATCACACTGATGTTCATCATCGCCAACGCGCTGATCCTCAAGCACGTCCTGACCGACGAGCAAATTCCGCAGAAGATCACCGAGGCGCTCCTCGGCGCAGGTCTCGGCAAGATCATGTTCCTCGTGATCGTCAACGTCATCCTGCTGATCGGCGGGCAGTTCATGGAGCCTTCAGGCCTCATCCTGATCGTCGCCCCGCTGGTCTTCCCGATCGCGATGGAGCTGGGCGTCGATCCGATCCATCTCGGCATCATCATGGTTGTGAACATGGAGATCGGGATGATCACGCCGCCGGTGGGTCTGAACCTTTTCGTAACCTCAGGCGTGGCAGGAATGCCGATCATGCGGGTCGTGAAGGCGGCCGCGCCCTTCCTCGCCGTGCTCTTCGTCTTCCTGATCCTGGTCACCTACGTGCCGTTCCTGTCGACATGGCTGCCGACGATGGCGATGGGACCGGAGACGGTCGTGAAATAA
- the queA gene encoding tRNA preQ1(34) S-adenosylmethionine ribosyltransferase-isomerase QueA → MKLDDFDFELPEGLIATRPARPRDAARLLLAEGDTIHDRHVRDLVDIFRPGDRLVLNNTKVIPARLAGTRTRQSAQGEVVAKVEVTLLEPAPGGEWSALAKPLRKVKEGEEIVFSDALSAKVEAIEDGQLRLSFNLTGEDFDAALAEAGAMPLPPYIAALRAPDDEDKRDYQTVFARHSGAVAAPTASLHFTRELLEALAAKGVEFTEVTLHVGAGTFLPVKVEDVTTHKMHSEWGEVSEQAAAEINATKAAGGRVIPVGTTALRLIESAARAEGGAKGHIVPFRDATDIFIYPGFEFRITDALMTNFHLPKSTLLMLVSALMGQDRIRKIYDHAVKTGYRFFSYGDASLLIP, encoded by the coding sequence ATGAAGCTAGACGATTTTGATTTCGAGCTCCCCGAGGGGCTGATTGCGACGCGACCTGCGCGCCCGCGCGATGCGGCACGATTGTTGTTAGCCGAAGGTGATACAATTCATGATCGCCACGTGCGTGATCTGGTCGACATCTTCCGCCCCGGCGACCGGCTGGTGCTCAACAATACCAAGGTGATCCCGGCGCGGCTGGCGGGCACACGGACCCGGCAGAGCGCACAGGGCGAGGTGGTCGCGAAGGTCGAGGTGACGCTTCTGGAGCCCGCACCGGGCGGCGAATGGTCCGCGCTGGCGAAGCCTTTGCGCAAGGTGAAGGAGGGCGAGGAGATCGTCTTCTCCGACGCGCTTTCGGCCAAGGTCGAGGCGATCGAGGACGGCCAGCTGCGGCTCAGCTTCAACCTCACGGGCGAGGATTTCGACGCGGCTCTGGCCGAGGCCGGAGCGATGCCGCTGCCGCCCTATATCGCGGCGCTGCGCGCCCCCGATGACGAGGACAAGCGCGACTATCAGACCGTCTTCGCCCGCCATTCCGGCGCGGTCGCGGCGCCCACGGCCAGCCTCCATTTCACCCGCGAGTTGCTGGAGGCGCTGGCCGCCAAAGGCGTGGAGTTCACCGAAGTGACGCTGCATGTCGGCGCGGGCACCTTCCTGCCGGTGAAGGTCGAGGACGTCACCACGCACAAGATGCATTCCGAATGGGGCGAGGTGAGCGAGCAGGCAGCGGCCGAGATCAACGCGACCAAGGCCGCAGGCGGCCGCGTCATTCCCGTCGGCACCACCGCGCTGCGCCTGATCGAGAGCGCCGCACGCGCCGAGGGCGGCGCGAAAGGCCATATCGTGCCCTTCCGGGACGCCACAGACATCTTCATCTATCCCGGCTTCGAGTTTCGCATCACCGACGCGCTGATGACGAATTTCCACTTGCCGAAATCGACGCTGCTGATGCTCGTCTCGGCCTTGATGGGGCAAGATCGCATACGCAAAATTTACGATCATGCGGTTAAGACGGGCTACCGTTTCTTCTCTTACGGCGATGCGTCGCTTCTAATTCCCTAG
- a CDS encoding DUF924 family protein — translation MDRINEIIRFWRIEVGEKYWYQSSEQIDAAIRRRYAPLWQVGAQGALTEWERNAQGALALLLLLDQFPRNMFRDDPRAFQTDPMARRHADRAIAEGFDLQIGPPLQQFFYLPFMHSEELADQDRAVTLFSERWRSEDNLRHALAHRSVIERFGRFPWRNSALDRETTPEEQAFMEQGGYRKALADADELKLSAK, via the coding sequence ATGGATCGCATCAACGAGATTATACGCTTCTGGCGTATCGAGGTCGGCGAGAAATACTGGTACCAGTCGAGCGAGCAGATCGACGCCGCGATCCGGCGTCGATACGCGCCGCTCTGGCAGGTAGGCGCGCAAGGCGCGCTGACCGAATGGGAGCGCAACGCGCAGGGCGCGCTGGCGCTTCTGCTGCTACTCGACCAGTTCCCGCGCAACATGTTCCGAGACGATCCGCGCGCCTTCCAGACCGACCCGATGGCACGGCGCCATGCCGATCGCGCCATCGCCGAAGGGTTCGACCTGCAGATCGGGCCGCCGCTGCAGCAATTCTTCTACCTTCCTTTCATGCATTCCGAAGAGCTTGCCGATCAGGACCGGGCGGTGACCCTGTTCTCCGAACGCTGGCGCTCGGAAGATAACCTGCGCCACGCGCTCGCACATCGTTCAGTGATCGAACGGTTCGGGCGCTTCCCTTGGCGCAATTCCGCGCTAGATCGCGAGACAACGCCCGAGGAACAGGCATTCATGGAGCAGGGCGGCTACCGCAAGGCGCTTGCGGATGCGGATGAGTTGAAGCTATCCGCAAAATAG
- a CDS encoding bactofilin family protein, whose product MFSKSKIHEPGPKADGDKPKSAESATAPSRPTSSSSDYTPSSAPRSKPAPSVLSSDLTITGNVKTTGDIQIEGTVEGDIRAHLLTVGESATIKGEIMADDVVVNGRVVGRVRGLKVRLTSTARVEGDIIHKTIAIESGAHFEGSVQRQDDPLQTGQGTPKLAPPASEAAAAAAAPTGSEQK is encoded by the coding sequence ATGTTTTCTAAATCGAAAATCCATGAACCGGGCCCCAAGGCCGACGGCGACAAGCCCAAATCCGCTGAAAGCGCGACCGCTCCGAGCCGCCCCACGTCCAGCTCGAGCGACTACACGCCGAGCTCCGCGCCGCGCTCCAAGCCCGCGCCCTCGGTTCTCTCCTCGGACCTGACCATCACCGGCAACGTCAAGACGACCGGCGACATCCAGATCGAAGGCACCGTCGAAGGCGACATCCGCGCCCACCTGCTGACCGTCGGCGAAAGCGCCACGATCAAGGGTGAGATCATGGCAGACGACGTCGTGGTCAATGGCCGCGTCGTGGGCCGTGTGCGCGGCCTGAAGGTGCGCCTGACCTCAACCGCACGCGTCGAAGGCGACATCATTCACAAAACCATCGCGATCGAGAGCGGCGCGCATTTCGAAGGCTCGGTGCAGCGTCAGGACGACCCGCTGCAGACCGGTCAGGGCACGCCGAAGCTCGCGCCGCCGGCCTCCGAGGCTGCTGCAGCCGCTGCGGCTCCGACGGGTTCGGAACAGAAATAA